A window of Gloeocapsa sp. PCC 73106 contains these coding sequences:
- a CDS encoding PIN domain-containing protein: MFLQRLFLDTNVFIIGDANQQSQESFILEALGYRAKSPTLDVEIILSDELVDQIRRVAKYLYGKDQAGQLISNIWRWFNIFYISSTVDWKEEKLKLIKEKTIPSEDIEIYLSAKYGAADCFISSNRELIKAIADFECLIPGDFVNKYLKN; the protein is encoded by the coding sequence ATGTTTCTTCAACGACTGTTTTTAGACACAAATGTATTTATCATTGGGGACGCAAACCAACAAAGTCAAGAAAGTTTCATTCTAGAAGCTCTTGGTTATAGAGCGAAGTCCCCAACTCTGGACGTGGAAATTATACTTTCAGATGAGCTTGTAGATCAGATCCGAAGAGTAGCTAAATACTTGTATGGAAAAGATCAAGCAGGTCAGCTAATATCTAATATTTGGCGTTGGTTTAATATTTTCTATATTTCCTCTACTGTGGACTGGAAAGAAGAAAAATTAAAGTTGATTAAGGAAAAAACAATTCCGTCAGAAGACATTGAGATATATCTTTCAGCCAAGTATGGTGCTGCGGACTGTTTCATCTCTAGCAATCGAGAATTAATTAAAGCGATCGCCGATTTTGAGTGTTTAATCCCAGGGGATTTTGTGAATAAATACCTTAAAAATTAG